The following coding sequences are from one Streptomyces sp. NBC_01485 window:
- a CDS encoding HAD family hydrolase — protein sequence MAALGWLTPRRRAATARSVLAGEASAEAARKSTQEALDSPETLDSPDASDREPQFPVHGDALAAAFFDLDNTVMQGAALFHFGRGLYKRKFFETRDLARFAWQQAWFRLAGVEDPEHMQEARDSALSIVQGHRVSELMSIGEEIYDEYMAERIWPGTRALAQAHLDAGQKVWLVTAAPVEIAQVIARRLGLTGALGTVAESVDGVYTGKLVGEPLHGPAKAEAVRALAAAEDLDLSRCAAYSDSHNDIPMLSLVGHPYAINPDAKLRKHARGLDWRLRDYRTGRKAAKVGIPAAAGVGAVAGGTAAAIALHRRRR from the coding sequence ATGGCCGCTCTAGGATGGCTCACTCCCCGTAGGCGCGCCGCCACGGCGCGGAGCGTGTTGGCAGGCGAGGCCTCGGCGGAGGCAGCCCGCAAGTCCACCCAGGAAGCCCTGGACTCCCCGGAGACCCTGGACTCCCCGGACGCCTCCGACCGGGAACCGCAGTTCCCGGTGCACGGCGACGCGCTGGCCGCCGCCTTCTTCGACCTCGACAACACCGTGATGCAGGGCGCGGCCCTCTTCCACTTCGGCCGCGGTCTGTACAAACGGAAGTTCTTCGAGACCCGCGACCTGGCCCGCTTCGCCTGGCAGCAGGCGTGGTTCCGGCTGGCCGGCGTCGAGGACCCCGAGCACATGCAGGAGGCCCGCGACTCGGCCCTGTCCATCGTGCAGGGCCACCGCGTCTCCGAGCTGATGTCGATCGGCGAGGAGATCTACGACGAGTACATGGCCGAGCGCATCTGGCCGGGCACCCGGGCCCTCGCCCAGGCCCACCTGGACGCGGGCCAGAAGGTGTGGCTCGTCACCGCCGCCCCGGTGGAGATCGCCCAGGTGATCGCCCGCCGCCTCGGCCTCACCGGCGCGCTGGGCACCGTCGCCGAGTCGGTCGACGGCGTCTACACGGGCAAGCTGGTCGGCGAGCCCCTGCACGGCCCCGCGAAGGCGGAGGCGGTGCGCGCGCTGGCCGCGGCCGAGGACCTGGACCTCTCCCGCTGCGCCGCCTACAGCGACTCCCACAACGACATCCCGATGCTCTCCCTCGTCGGCCACCCCTACGCCATCAACCCCGACGCCAAACTCCGCAAACACGCCCGGGGCCTCGACTGGCGGCTGCGCGACTACCGCACGGGCCGCAAGGCGGCGAAGGTCGGCATCCCGGCGGCGGCCGGCGTGGGAGCGGTGGCGGGCGGCACGGCGGCGGCGATCGCCCTGCACCGGCGACGGCGGTAA
- a CDS encoding DUF5667 domain-containing protein: MIANVSAHRRANAFAQVLEEQSDCSAQDTAAEQTEGSPPAPAAADQTGQGHLLALATSLAELPKPEFDPEVKVVQRAQLVAAMEAMLQAGTAGGEAFDPSVPEQRSHRAKGTHRASPLGKLRPRSRLAKGLTAGGLSVGVAAGAFGGVAAASSDALPGDGLYGLKRGIEDFKLNHLADGDDERGRTYLDQASTRLSEARRLMERGRSGDLDHESLGEIRRALNGMQYDATEGHRLLHEAFERDPNSLGPIQALDAFSRSHREVWGALRDRLPVQLGDVSQQVSSVFEAIDEEVAPLQSLLPPPPAQGGGGTRQGSGSASTGTGRTTTPDTGTGSAKAPSDGTGSDTGSPSRSATSGTGDDGLLGGNTGGLLDPPKDTGSSTAPTPVTPSTRPDVTLPPLLPGLLPGLGIDSEDTE, from the coding sequence GTGATCGCGAACGTATCGGCGCACCGGCGGGCGAACGCCTTCGCCCAGGTCTTGGAGGAGCAGTCCGACTGTTCCGCCCAGGACACGGCGGCCGAGCAGACCGAAGGATCACCGCCGGCACCGGCCGCTGCGGACCAGACCGGACAGGGCCATCTCCTGGCCCTCGCCACGAGTCTCGCCGAGCTGCCCAAGCCGGAATTCGATCCCGAGGTCAAGGTCGTCCAGCGGGCCCAGTTGGTCGCCGCCATGGAGGCCATGCTGCAGGCGGGCACCGCGGGAGGCGAGGCGTTCGACCCATCGGTGCCGGAGCAACGCTCCCACCGTGCGAAAGGCACGCACCGAGCCAGTCCCTTGGGCAAGTTGCGCCCGCGTTCCCGCCTCGCGAAGGGGCTCACCGCGGGCGGCCTCAGCGTCGGCGTCGCGGCGGGCGCCTTCGGCGGCGTCGCGGCCGCGAGCTCCGACGCCCTTCCCGGTGACGGGCTCTACGGGCTGAAGCGCGGCATCGAGGACTTCAAGCTCAACCACCTGGCCGACGGCGACGACGAGCGGGGGCGCACGTACCTCGACCAGGCCTCCACCCGGCTGAGCGAGGCCCGCCGGCTCATGGAACGGGGCCGCAGCGGCGACCTCGACCACGAGTCCCTCGGCGAGATCCGCCGCGCCCTGAACGGCATGCAGTACGACGCGACGGAGGGCCACCGGCTCCTCCACGAGGCGTTCGAGCGCGACCCGAACTCCCTGGGCCCCATCCAGGCGCTCGACGCGTTCTCCCGCTCGCACCGCGAGGTCTGGGGCGCCCTGCGCGACCGTCTGCCGGTCCAGCTCGGGGACGTCAGTCAGCAGGTCTCGTCGGTCTTCGAAGCCATAGACGAAGAGGTCGCCCCGCTGCAGTCCCTGCTCCCACCGCCCCCCGCCCAGGGCGGCGGCGGCACCCGCCAGGGCTCCGGCTCGGCGTCCACCGGCACCGGCCGCACGACCACCCCGGACACCGGCACCGGCTCCGCCAAGGCCCCGTCCGACGGTACCGGCAGCGACACCGGCAGCCCGAGCAGGTCGGCCACCTCCGGCACCGGCGACGACGGCCTCCTGGGCGGCAACACCGGCGGCCTCCTGGACCCCCCGAAGGACACCGGCAGCAGCACCGCCCCGACCCCCGTCACCCCGAGCACCCGACCCGACGTCACCCTCCCCCCGCTCCTCCCCGGCCTGCTCCCAGGCCTGGGCATCGACAGCGAGGACACGGAGTAG
- a CDS encoding ECF subfamily RNA polymerase sigma factor, BldN family, giving the protein MYPHVGVDTSGLATLRATVQDLLRGFVPTAYAVPAFAAAAPVGPCYALADGTAAVGRRGRAAGAAGASGAATARRPAADSDSARMMDLVERAQAGEAEAFGRLYDQYSDTVYRYIYYRVGGKATAEDLTSETFLRALRRIGTFTWQGRDFGAWLVTIARNLVADHFKSSRFRLEVTTGEMLDANEVARSPEDSVLESLSNAALLDAVRRLNPQQQECVTLRFLQGLSVAETARVMGKNEGAIKTLQYRAVRTLARLLPEDAR; this is encoded by the coding sequence GTGTACCCACACGTCGGGGTTGACACCTCGGGCCTGGCTACGCTGCGCGCAACGGTCCAGGACCTGTTGCGCGGCTTCGTCCCCACCGCGTACGCCGTCCCCGCCTTCGCCGCCGCCGCACCCGTCGGCCCGTGCTACGCACTGGCCGACGGCACCGCCGCCGTCGGCAGACGAGGACGCGCGGCCGGTGCGGCCGGTGCAAGCGGCGCGGCCACCGCCCGTCGGCCGGCCGCCGACAGCGACAGCGCCCGCATGATGGACCTCGTCGAACGCGCCCAGGCCGGCGAAGCCGAGGCCTTCGGGCGCCTGTACGACCAGTACAGCGACACCGTCTACCGCTATATCTACTACCGGGTGGGCGGCAAGGCGACAGCCGAGGACCTCACCAGCGAGACGTTCCTGCGCGCCCTGCGCCGCATCGGGACGTTCACCTGGCAGGGCCGCGACTTCGGCGCCTGGCTCGTCACCATCGCCCGCAACCTGGTCGCCGACCACTTCAAGTCGAGCCGTTTCCGGCTGGAAGTGACCACCGGCGAAATGCTCGACGCCAACGAGGTCGCGCGCTCACCGGAGGACTCCGTCCTGGAGTCCCTCTCCAACGCCGCGCTCCTGGACGCCGTGCGCCGGCTCAACCCGCAGCAGCAGGAGTGCGTGACGCTCCGGTTCCTGCAGGGCCTGTCCGTCGCCGAGACGGCGCGCGTGATGGGCAAGAACGAGGGCGCGATCAAGACCCTTCAGTACCGGGCCGTCCGCACCCTCGCCCGGCTCCTGCCGGAAGACGCCCGCTGA
- a CDS encoding redox-sensing transcriptional repressor Rex: MATGRTHRPATRSRGIPEATVARLPLYLRALTGLSERSVPTVSSEELAAAAGVNSAKLRKDFSYLGSYGTRGVGYDVEYLVYQISRELGLTQDWPVVIVGIGNLGAALANYGGFASRGFRVAALIDADLAMAGKQVAGIGVQHSDGLEKIISDNGVSIGVITTPPGVAQQVCDRLVAAGVTSILNFAPTVLTVPDGVDVRKVDLSIELQILAFHEQRKAGEEAAAHDNAVPAAPVSHKDTTEQGPDGDVPAVMPA, translated from the coding sequence GTGGCAACTGGCCGAACTCACCGACCGGCGACCCGTAGCCGAGGGATTCCCGAGGCCACCGTCGCCCGCCTTCCGCTGTACCTCCGCGCGCTGACCGGACTGTCGGAGCGCTCGGTCCCCACGGTCTCCTCCGAGGAACTCGCCGCTGCCGCGGGCGTCAACTCCGCGAAGCTGCGCAAGGACTTCTCTTACCTGGGTTCTTACGGAACCCGGGGTGTCGGCTACGACGTCGAGTATCTCGTCTACCAGATCTCCCGTGAGCTGGGGCTCACCCAGGACTGGCCGGTTGTGATCGTCGGTATCGGCAACCTCGGCGCGGCGCTGGCCAATTACGGCGGGTTCGCCTCGCGCGGTTTCCGGGTCGCGGCGCTCATCGACGCCGATCTGGCGATGGCGGGGAAGCAGGTCGCCGGGATCGGCGTGCAGCACAGCGACGGCCTGGAGAAGATCATCTCCGACAACGGTGTCTCCATCGGCGTGATCACCACCCCGCCGGGCGTCGCCCAGCAGGTCTGCGACCGGCTCGTGGCCGCCGGCGTCACCTCCATCCTGAACTTCGCGCCGACCGTGCTGACCGTCCCGGACGGCGTGGACGTGCGCAAGGTCGACCTCTCCATCGAGCTGCAGATCCTCGCCTTCCACGAGCAGCGCAAGGCCGGCGAGGAGGCCGCGGCGCACGACAACGCCGTACCCGCCGCCCCCGTCAGCCACAAGGACACCACCGAGCAGGGACCCGACGGGGACGTACCCGCCGTGATGCCGGCATGA
- a CDS encoding glutaredoxin family protein, with translation MADMSPLFRRKAAPGERVVTLIRKSGCHLCDDAESVIEKVCGELGVPWERKDITEDRELYDQYWEQIPVVLVDGRQHTFWRVDEGRLRKELAG, from the coding sequence ATGGCCGACATGAGTCCCCTCTTTCGACGTAAGGCAGCCCCGGGCGAACGGGTGGTCACCCTCATCCGCAAGTCGGGTTGTCATCTGTGCGACGACGCGGAAAGCGTGATCGAAAAGGTCTGCGGGGAACTCGGCGTGCCCTGGGAGCGCAAGGACATCACCGAGGACCGGGAACTGTACGACCAGTACTGGGAGCAGATCCCCGTCGTGCTCGTGGACGGCAGGCAGCACACCTTCTGGCGGGTGGACGAGGGCCGCCTTCGTAAGGAGTTGGCCGGGTAG